In Phocoena sinus isolate mPhoSin1 chromosome 10, mPhoSin1.pri, whole genome shotgun sequence, a single genomic region encodes these proteins:
- the TSPAN9 gene encoding tetraspanin-9 isoform X2, which yields MARGCLCCLKYTMFLFNLIFWLCGCGLLGVGVWLSVSQGNFATFSPSFPSLSAANLVIAIGTIVMVTGFLGCLGAIKENRCLLLSFFIVLLITLLAELILIILFFVYTDKVNENARKDLKEGLLLYNSENNVGLKNAWNIIQAEMRCCGVTDYTDWYPVLGENTVPDRCCMENSQGCGRNSSAPVWRTGCYEKVKMWFDDNKHVLGTVGMCILIVQILGMAFSMTLFQHIHRTGKKYDA from the exons ctctgtgGCTGTGGACTGCTTGGAGTGGGCGTTTGGCTCTCCGTGTCCCAAGGCAATTTCGCCACCTTCTCCCCCAGCTTCCCATCGCTGTCTGCAGCCAACCTCGTCATTGCCATAGGCACCATCGTCATGGTGACGGGCTTCCTCGGCTGCCTGGGCGCCATCAAAGAGAACAGGTGCCTCCTTCTGAGT TTTTTCATCGTCTTGTTGATCACGCTACTGGCGGAGCTGATCTTAATTATCCTCTTCTTTGTCTACACGGACAAG GTGAACGAGAACGCCAGGAAGGACCTGAAGGAAGGCCTGCTGCTGTACAACTCGGAGAACAACGTGGGCCTTAAGAATGCCTGGAACATCATTCAGGCCGAG ATGCGGTGCTGTGGTGTCACCGACTACACAGACTGGTACCCGGTGCTGGGGGAGAACACCGTTCCCGACCGCTGCTGCATGGAGAACTCCCAGGGCTGTGGGCGCAACAGCAGCGCCCCCGTGTGGAGGACG GGCTGCTACGAGAAGGTGAAGATGTGGTTTGATGACAATAAACACGTGCTCGGCACGGTGGGGATGTGCATCCTGATTGTGCAG ATTCTGGGCATGGCCTTCTCCATGACCCTCTTCCAGCACATCCACCGGACTGGGAAAAAATACGACGCCTGA